A stretch of the Thunnus thynnus chromosome 7, fThuThy2.1, whole genome shotgun sequence genome encodes the following:
- the cep126 gene encoding centrosomal protein of 126 kDa, whose translation MQVPRDNFFYHSNSRFGADEDPHDDRQLLVEEQKLCRARARKFSVETNRRRKVLEDKRKQWDVQEQRLRENILKQRRQLVVEATERFQRAHLPPSQRRRQSFRRHAPNIEDALNQIQGNLSSYTRQSSFLSSNSNISRSCTPSPRPPTVSKSSHRQALCTVEAYTRQLQEQSACVKSSQETQKTQERQQDHSPQDNHSSYGCNADSLSSKDSLENEEPNHSKKNLQCSYSSLLLDSEKPHLDLRKQNDLCPSSDLASLSAMMHLGNNVPLSRKLHEPKQKKQEETEGFNNKMHVSKAPWGFTSIEQTPKTEAQPALHNCSLLTLEIISGEPEHCEVNYPQNSPGDNIMVTSHIAPGNTVLESSCLKQVGQLLDLRQQRVHDDRQIKHPSASEILLPAKNGNSKDILFGAPPPPNIFLNNSTTDNASQEGIPQQTGKEHYYLSSQKEPSASINNLNKVSNSEPKTEKPINTASLQHVCMSNIQSDTPKCLKYPEEEVQKLPVSIGTSHSVCEVRFIKGILKKPSKYMSGDTACVYGSGHLIFAKQVALAIRDSVELTRAKTKEESNNTVKKKLRWFDEVHVEKEDKEQAIIKQMKGKSSNLSPTKNNSEDHQLSLTTVSGASKPGPSMTLSASTGYHFTKQAWADVGVQVSLPQERVDEVKVLRCSTRTGGPKVPRRERSARVGACPVSLKTRKGIVIRPQSATEVNQIAKTQGKIMVPRPPPRMESVEEKTAYTTKTPYGMDHASVNCKQALAAEQALHKDNSEGFFSPYTHHVIRTDSSVMYTALPPSYTYPVAEGNTKGRPSSGHQETLSCGRRRGMVYDEKGLCLDCTPTDEEISQLWQGVCSALVTKDGKNMLRRQAPESGRVGRKLYVEQSRHPPVSKNRRPPQPTQPPKQATNPPRPYSKTYDMAFPDEGLESAAQFHLAEVHAEGLLEERDIVAATETAQTQRPGTVQQRQQPGLTAISLEEQKILLSLDRLNQQLQSVREHTGTRGLLLIDAPSTREMKATSHHKHRASSANNRTRHQKKS comes from the exons GGTTCTGGAGGACAAACGGAAACAGTGGGACGTGCAGGAGCAACGACTGAGGGAAAACATCCTGAAGCAACGCAGACAGCTAGTAGTAGAGGCAACCGAGCGCTTCCAAAGAGCTCATCTACCTCCTTCTCAGAGACGAAGGCAAT CTTTCAGAAGGCACGCCCCAAATATTGAAGATGCACTCAATCAAATTCAAGGCAACCTGAGTTCGTACACCCGGCAGTCCTCTTTCTTGTCCAGCAACTCTAACATTAGCAG AAGCTGCACTCCCTCTCCAAGGCCTCCCACAGTATCTAAATCTTCCCACCGCCAAGCCCTCTGCACTGTGGAGGCCTACACAAGACAGCTTCAGGAGCAGAGCGCTTGTGTCAAGAGCAGTCAAGAAACTCAAAAGACTCAAGAGAGGCAACAAGATCACAGTCCACAG GACAACCACTCGTCCTATGGCTGTAATGCTGACAGCCTTTCAAGTAAGGACAGTTTGGAGAATGAGGAACCCAAccacagcaaaaaaaatctacagtgtTCCTATTCATCCCTCTTGCTTGACTCGGAGAAACCCCATCTAGACCTGAGAAAGCAAAATGATTTGTGTCCATCATCAGACCTAGCTTCTCTCTCAGCCATGATGCATCTTGGTAATAACGTACCCCTATCGAGAAAACTACATGAACCtaagcagaaaaaacaagagGAGACTGAAGGGTTTAACAATAAGATGCATGTTTCCAAAGCTCCATGGGGGTTCACATCTATTGAGCAAACACCAAAAACAGAGGCCCAGCCTGCTCTGCACAACTGCAGCTTGTTAACTCTTGAAATTATTAGTGGAGAGCCAGAGCACTGTGAGGTAAACTACCCACAAAACAGTCCTGGTGACAACATCATGGTTACAAGTCATATTGCTCCTGGAAACACAGTACTTGAGTCTTCATGTCTTAAACAAGTTGGACAACTGTTGGATCTCAGACAGCAGAGGGTCCATGAtgacagacaaataaaacatcCATCAGCTTCAGAAATTCTTTTGCCTGCCAAAAATGGCAACAGCAAAGACATTTTGTTTGGGGCTCCCCCTCCGCCAAATATTTTCTTGAACAATAGTACAACAGATAATGCCTCACAAGAAGGAATTCCTCAGCAAACAGGAAAAGAACACTACTATCTGTCATCCCAGAAAGAGCCTAGTGCTTCTATAAACAACCTCAACAAGGTTTCAAACTCAGAGCCCAAAACTGAGAAGCCCATTAATACTGCATCGCTGCAACATGTATGCATGTCTAACATTCAATCAGATACTCCTAAGTGCCTTAAGTATCCTGAGGAGGAAGTACAAAAATTGCCTGTTTCAATTGGGACATCTCATTCAGTATGTGAAGTCAGATTCATCAAAGGAATCCTCAAAAAGCCGTCTAAATATATGTCAGGAGATACCGCTTGTGTGTATGGCTCAGGACATTTGATTTTTGCAAAACAAGTAGCTTTAGCAATCAGAGATAGTGTTGAATTAACAAGAGCAAAAACAAAGGAGGAGAGCAACAACACTGTAAAGAAGAAGCTGCGTTGGTTTGATGAGGTACATGTGGAAAAAGAGGACAAAGAACAGGCCataataaaacagatgaaaggCAAATCATCCAATCTATCTCCGACAAAGAACAACTCAGAGGACCACCAGCTAAGCCTCACTACAGTCTCAGGGGCTTCCAAGCCTGGACCCAGCATGACCCTCTCAGCCTCCACTGGTTATCACTTTACAAAGCAAGCGTGGGCAGATGTTGGGGTTCAAGTCAGCTTGCCCCAGGAACGTGTAGACGAGGTCAAGGTGCTGCGGTGCAGCACCAGGACTGGTGGCCCCAAGGTCCCTCGGAGAGAACGTTCTGCCAGAGTCGGAGCGTGTCCTGTTTCCTTGAAGACTAGAAAGGGCATTGTCATACGACCTCAATCTGCCACCGAGGTGAATCAGATTGCCAAGACCCAAGGGAAGATCATGGTGCCCCGCCCACCTCCTAGGATGGAATCTGTGGAAGAAAAAACAGCGTACACCACTAAGACTCCATATGGCATGGATCATGCTAGTGTCAACTGTAAACAAGCTCTGGCTGCAGAGCAGGCTCTGCACAAGGACAACTCAGAAGGCTTTTTCTCACCTTACACACATCATGTAATCAGAACAGATAGTAGTGTTATGTACACAGCGCTGCCACCCTCGTATACCTACCCTGTCGCAGAGGGCAACACGAAAGGCAGGCCAAGCTCAGGTCATCAAGAAACTCTGAGTTGCGGTAGAAGAAGAGGGATGGTGTACGATGAAAAAGGTCTCTGTTTAGATTGCACTCCCACAGATGAGGAGATCTCACAGCTCTGGCAGGGTGTCTGCAGTGCCTTAGTCACCAAGGATG GGAAAAACATGCTTAGAAGACAGGCCCCGGAGAGTGGGCGAGTTGGGAGGAAACTCTATGTGGAGCAGAGCAGACACCCTCCTGTCTCAAAGAACAGAAGGCCTCCTCAGCCCACTCAG cCACCAAAACAGGCCACAAACCCACCAAGACCGTATTCCAAAACTTATGACATGGCCTTTCCAGATGAAG GTTTGGAGAGTGCAGCCCAGTTTCACCTCGCTGAAGTACACGCTGAAGGCCTTCTGGAAGAAAGGGATATTGTGGCTGCCACGGAAACAGCCCAAACACAGAGGCCTGGAACAGTGCAGCAGCGCCAACAGCCGGGACTTACCGCCATTTCCTTGGAAGAGCAAAAGATCCTCCTCTCTTTAGACAGACTCAACCAACAACTGCAAA GTGTGCGGGAACACACTGGCACGCGTGGCCTCCTACTTATTGATGCACCCTCT ACAAGGGaaatgaaggccacaagccatCACAAGCACCGTGCATCCTCAGCCAACAACCGCACTCGACACCAGAAGAAATCCTGA